DNA from Chitinophagales bacterium:
TTAGTAGTTAGAGTAAGCAGCGATTTTCTTCAGGATTACAGAGCGGTAAACTCCATGTAAGAGTTGGATTTTGGGCCAGCAATTTAATTTAGAATCAAAATTAGCGCGGAAATTCATGCGCTATACATAAATAAAAAAGCCACTTCGAATAAATTCGAAATGGCTTTCCTAAACCAACGGTGATTATTTTGCTATAGTCAATTTGATCATTTGATTTTCATCTCCTGTTTTTATTAAGAGAAGATAAAGGCCGGATGCAAGATGTGTATTTATATTAAAGGTATGGCTGCCTGCACCCATATTTTCGTCCAGCACTTCACTAAGCACGCGACCAGCAAGGTCGGTGATTTCGATATTAACGTGGTTGCCTTTTAGAAGGTTGAGATTCAGTGTTGCCTGGGTTGTCATGGGATTGGGATAAAGATTAATTTCTGAAATTGATTTTGGATCGTGAACAGCTGTATATGCCGTATTTCCGGGTGTCCAGTTTGTCCATCCGCTTGTCCAGTCAGAGTCACCGAATGCACCGCGATAGCTCACTGCTTCAAAGAAAGGATCAGTGAGGTTGGTATTCGTGAAATCTGCACCTGTCAATGCCGGGGATCCAATAAGTGGCATTGCATTAGGACCAGCAAGATTAAACGGATCAGTTAGCATGAGGTCAGTATTATTTGCGTATGTGGCATTATTATATGCCGGAGTGCCAAACCAGGTGCTGATATCAAAGGTGCTTCCCGCGACTACTTCAAAATTGGCGGTGCAGCCTGCAATAATTGTGTTACGAACCTGTAATTGATCCGCAAGAGCATTTGCTTCCGCTGCAGGTCCATCAATCATTAATCCCGTGGGATATGCCATCAGGATAGTATTATAAATATCCTGCTGCGTATTTCTTCTGAGATGGGCAGCTCTTTTAAAGCTGCCGTTAATACTCGTGGTTGCAGTAACACGCGGACCAGCAATGGTTACATTCGAAAAAGTTGCTTTGGTAATTGGAATGTCTGCTGAACCAGTGGCGTCATTATCTGATTCAAATCCATTTGATCCGCTGACGTCCGCAATATTAGGATCTCTTAAACCATAGAGGAATTGCAGTTTTCCGCCGAAACCGTTATCGGTATCGAAATCATCATCGAGCCCGCGAAATGCAATAAGGTGTTTTGCATTTACGGTTCCTCCGAAAAACTCATATGAATCATCACCTGAATAACTCACCTGGATGTGATCGAGAATGGTTCCCCTGCCAACACCACCGCAGGTTAAGCCATTGATCTCACTGTTGGGTTGAAAAGCGATTCCCGGAAACTCAATGCGTACATATCTTATGATGCCGGAGTTATCATTATCATCAGGAGTAGCACCACCGCCGTAGGTTCCATTACCGAGCCCGTCTTCGATACCTCCTTCAATAAGTGCCTCACCGCCTGGTTGATTAATAGTGGCTTTTCCTAAAAGGACAACGCCCCCCCAATCACCGTAAGTACGGAAACTTTGAGGCCCGTTAGAAGTAAAAACAATAGGCTCACCAGGAGTGCCATCAGCTATCACTTTGCAGCCGCGGGTAACTACCAGCGATCCCTTTGATGCCTTGTCGCCCTTTATCAGCGTGCCAGGTTCTATGGTTAATGTAGCGCCATTGATTACATAGATAAATCCTTTCATGAAATAGACATTGCTTTTTGTCCAGGTAGTATTGGAAGTAATGTATCCTGATACCGTATCTATGGGCGATTGTGCAAATGATTTTACAACAATCAAAGAGCTCATTGTGAGTAGTATAAAACATTTTTTCATTGTCTGATTTTTTAGTAAAAATATTTAGTGAATATTACCTGAATCTTAACGAATGTTTAGGGTTGTGTTAAGGAATAGACCTGTTGATGAAGTGTTCGGAACAGAATAAAAAATAGTGTTAAAAGTTGAAACTAAGCCCGGCAGAAATTACTC
Protein-coding regions in this window:
- a CDS encoding T9SS type A sorting domain-containing protein — translated: MKKCFILLTMSSLIVVKSFAQSPIDTVSGYITSNTTWTKSNVYFMKGFIYVINGATLTIEPGTLIKGDKASKGSLVVTRGCKVIADGTPGEPIVFTSNGPQSFRTYGDWGGVVLLGKATINQPGGEALIEGGIEDGLGNGTYGGGATPDDNDNSGIIRYVRIEFPGIAFQPNSEINGLTCGGVGRGTILDHIQVSYSGDDSYEFFGGTVNAKHLIAFRGLDDDFDTDNGFGGKLQFLYGLRDPNIADVSGSNGFESDNDATGSADIPITKATFSNVTIAGPRVTATTSINGSFKRAAHLRRNTQQDIYNTILMAYPTGLMIDGPAAEANALADQLQVRNTIIAGCTANFEVVAGSTFDISTWFGTPAYNNATYANNTDLMLTDPFNLAGPNAMPLIGSPALTGADFTNTNLTDPFFEAVSYRGAFGDSDWTSGWTNWTPGNTAYTAVHDPKSISEINLYPNPMTTQATLNLNLLKGNHVNIEITDLAGRVLSEVLDENMGAGSHTFNINTHLASGLYLLLIKTGDENQMIKLTIAK